A single Prevotella sp. E15-22 DNA region contains:
- a CDS encoding DUF4380 domain-containing protein: protein MMKRFCFIALLTGFALSAWADRNEAEDGIVTLKSGHAAIAIDTQKGGKVLSLKYDDKEVISQSRFPESFGSTFWTSPQKEWNWPPVSEFDKQPYQVKEQSDKRLVIASNPSQRLGMSVAKDFSLGKQDGSFVVTYSIKNEGSEARSVAPWEITRVPNADGLIFFEVVDSIWPTGLMTFTEANGASWYATDDAQQNRKINADGKGWLAFAGNGLLLVKAFDDLKAGEPAPGEAEIQVYVNRGKSFIELESQGAYKLLQPGESLSWTVRWFLTPTAETQPSASLVKTVKKLIK, encoded by the coding sequence ATGATGAAGAGATTCTGTTTCATAGCCCTGCTGACAGGTTTTGCCCTGTCGGCATGGGCAGACAGGAACGAGGCTGAGGATGGCATCGTGACACTTAAGAGTGGCCACGCCGCTATCGCCATCGACACCCAGAAGGGTGGTAAGGTGTTGTCGCTCAAATACGACGACAAGGAGGTTATCTCACAATCGCGCTTCCCCGAGTCATTCGGTAGCACGTTCTGGACAAGTCCGCAGAAGGAGTGGAACTGGCCCCCTGTGAGCGAGTTTGACAAGCAGCCCTATCAGGTGAAGGAGCAGAGCGACAAACGCTTGGTCATCGCCAGCAACCCGTCGCAGCGCCTGGGAATGAGTGTGGCCAAGGACTTCTCTCTGGGCAAGCAGGATGGTTCGTTTGTGGTCACCTATTCTATCAAGAACGAGGGCAGTGAGGCCCGCAGCGTTGCACCTTGGGAGATTACCCGTGTGCCCAATGCCGACGGACTCATCTTCTTCGAGGTTGTTGATAGCATCTGGCCTACAGGACTGATGACCTTCACGGAGGCCAACGGTGCTTCATGGTATGCCACCGACGACGCTCAGCAGAATCGTAAGATCAATGCCGACGGTAAGGGCTGGCTGGCCTTCGCAGGCAATGGCCTGTTGTTGGTCAAGGCCTTCGACGATCTGAAGGCTGGCGAACCTGCTCCTGGCGAGGCCGAGATTCAGGTGTATGTGAATCGCGGCAAGAGTTTCATCGAACTTGAGAGCCAGGGTGCCTATAAGCTGTTGCAGCCTGGCGAGAGCCTTTCGTGGACCGTTCGCTGGTTCTTGACTCCCACCGCAGAGACTCAGCCTTCCGCCTCGCTTGTCAAGACAGTGAAGAAACTCATCAAATAA
- a CDS encoding DUF6088 family protein, with protein MPQILSKEIRNRIVSGGENKMYTISDFADLNNDSLVTRVLSRLEEEGMLVRLTQGLYLYPKQTRFGIVKPTPYEIAKAVAGKDHAKVIPSGAMALNELGLSTQIPTNAVFITNGTPRTIKVGNQIITLKRAVPKMFSFQSTLFPLAITAMRDLGAANVDDTMATRIIEILSKDDKEAIKADFLKAPAWIRKKLAPLYS; from the coding sequence ATGCCCCAGATACTATCAAAGGAGATACGGAATCGCATCGTTTCAGGTGGTGAAAATAAGATGTACACCATTAGCGATTTTGCCGACTTGAACAACGACTCGTTGGTTACGAGAGTGTTGTCAAGGCTGGAAGAGGAAGGTATGCTTGTGCGATTGACCCAAGGACTATATCTCTACCCCAAGCAAACTCGGTTTGGCATTGTTAAGCCTACCCCGTATGAAATTGCCAAGGCTGTAGCAGGAAAAGACCATGCAAAGGTGATTCCTTCAGGTGCCATGGCGTTGAACGAATTGGGCTTATCTACTCAGATTCCTACCAACGCAGTGTTCATCACCAATGGAACACCACGCACAATAAAAGTTGGTAATCAGATCATCACTCTGAAACGGGCCGTACCAAAGATGTTCTCATTCCAAAGTACCTTGTTCCCTTTGGCCATTACGGCCATGAGGGATCTTGGGGCTGCGAATGTAGATGATACTATGGCAACTCGGATTATAGAGATATTATCAAAAGATGACAAAGAGGCAATCAAAGCTGACTTTCTAAAAGCACCAGCTTGGATTAGAAAGAAACTGGCTCCTCTGTATTCATAA